The Pseudomonas extremaustralis genome contains a region encoding:
- a CDS encoding methionine gamma-lyase, protein MNNKHNAFGFSTRAIHHGYDPKDHHGALVPPIYLSATFAFPTAEYGAACFAGEASGYFYTRISNPTLALLESRMASLENGEAAVAFSSGMGAIAATFWTLLRPGDEVIVSQTLYGCTFALLHHGIGEFGIKVRHVDLTDLAALQAALSPATRMIYCETPANPNLQLVDIAAVAALAHRQPDVTVVIDNTYCTPYLQRPLDLGADVVVHSATKYLSGHGDITAGIAVSSQAPAQRIRLQGLKDLTGAVMSPQDASLLMRGLKTLALRMDRHCSNAQAVAAALQAHPAVERVTYPGLRSFAQYELAARQMKLPGGMIAFELKGGIDSGRRFMNALKLFTRAVSLGDAESLAQHPASMTHSTYTPEQRAEHGISEGLVRLSVGLEDIADLLADVRQALGKCTRALPRQASMALNEKAN, encoded by the coding sequence ATGAACAATAAACACAATGCATTCGGCTTTTCCACCCGTGCCATCCATCACGGTTATGACCCCAAGGACCACCACGGCGCCCTCGTCCCGCCGATCTATCTGTCGGCCACTTTCGCCTTCCCCACCGCCGAATACGGCGCCGCCTGTTTTGCCGGCGAGGCCAGTGGCTATTTCTATACGCGCATTTCCAACCCGACCCTGGCGCTGCTGGAATCGCGCATGGCCAGCCTGGAAAACGGTGAAGCTGCGGTGGCGTTCAGTTCCGGCATGGGCGCGATTGCCGCGACGTTCTGGACCCTGTTGCGCCCCGGCGACGAAGTAATCGTCAGCCAGACTCTCTACGGGTGCACCTTTGCCCTGCTGCACCACGGCATCGGCGAATTCGGCATCAAGGTGCGGCATGTTGACCTCACCGACCTGGCGGCCCTGCAAGCCGCACTCAGCCCCGCCACACGGATGATCTACTGCGAAACCCCGGCCAATCCCAACCTGCAACTGGTGGACATCGCCGCCGTGGCCGCCCTCGCCCACCGCCAGCCAGATGTGACCGTGGTGATCGACAACACCTACTGCACGCCCTACCTGCAACGCCCCCTCGACCTCGGCGCCGATGTGGTGGTGCACTCGGCCACCAAGTACCTCAGCGGCCACGGTGATATCACCGCCGGTATCGCCGTGAGCAGCCAGGCCCCGGCCCAGCGCATCCGCCTGCAAGGTCTCAAGGATTTGACCGGCGCAGTGATGTCGCCCCAGGACGCGTCCCTGCTGATGCGCGGGCTCAAGACCCTGGCCCTGCGCATGGACCGCCATTGCAGCAATGCCCAGGCCGTGGCCGCAGCCTTGCAGGCGCATCCGGCGGTGGAACGGGTGACGTATCCAGGGCTGCGCTCGTTCGCGCAGTACGAACTGGCGGCGCGGCAGATGAAACTGCCCGGCGGCATGATCGCCTTCGAGCTCAAGGGCGGGATCGACAGCGGCCGCCGCTTCATGAATGCACTCAAGCTGTTCACCCGCGCCGTCAGCCTGGGCGATGCCGAGTCCCTGGCCCAGCACCCGGCGAGCATGACCCATTCCACCTACACCCCGGAGCAACGGGCAGAGCATGGGATCAGCGAGGGCTTGGTGCGGCTGTCGGTGGGGCTCGAAGACATCGCCGACCTACTGGCGGATGTGCGCCAGGCGCTGGGCAAATGCACCCGCGCCCTGCCGCGCCAGGCCTCGATGGCGCTCAACGAGAAGGCTAACTAA
- a CDS encoding Lrp/AsnC family transcriptional regulator: protein MPISLDRTDKALLNALQGNARLTVAELADRVSLTTSPCWRRVRNLEESGVISGYQAILSPKALGYGVTAFVSIMMESHTQEIARAFEQRLLEIPEIVACHNVSGRYDFLLEVVAKDLESFGEFAREVLQALPCVKEIYSSFSYKSVRALRVIPLPTHL from the coding sequence ATGCCCATCAGCCTGGATCGCACCGACAAAGCCCTGTTAAACGCCCTGCAAGGTAACGCCCGTCTCACCGTGGCCGAACTGGCCGACCGTGTATCCCTGACCACCTCCCCATGCTGGCGCCGGGTGCGCAACCTGGAAGAGAGCGGGGTGATCAGCGGCTACCAGGCGATCCTCTCGCCCAAGGCGCTGGGGTATGGGGTGACGGCGTTCGTCAGCATCATGATGGAAAGCCACACCCAGGAGATCGCCCGGGCGTTTGAACAGCGCTTGCTGGAGATCCCCGAGATCGTGGCGTGCCATAACGTGTCGGGGCGCTATGACTTCTTGCTGGAAGTGGTGGCCAAGGACCTGGAGTCGTTCGGTGAATTCGCGCGGGAAGTGTTGCAGGCGTTGCCTTGTGTGAAGGAGATCTACTCCAGTTTTTCCTACAAATCGGTGCGAGCATTGCGCGTAATTCCATTACCGACCCACCTGTAG
- the pvdP gene encoding pyoverdine maturation tyrosinase PvdP — protein sequence MTISRRGFIAGLALTGAAVPAAFYAHRELTREDQLPITPGEATVDLADTAGQHLANRLRGVWSLRLEGRDAGLKGLPLQGLALLLDIAPRGRGLRGYLDTAENLRAEGEPRYRVLGDVLSGDGALLYWRLIDRDTADGSPAYEFKMTLDEVWADFANAGSGTLSGQIFELGRPLALTERDNRCIAHKHRFPEARQRIGLNPTLLAWLISPEHRLFHQLWHASRDQWHKLSEDKRDALRGIGWQPGPRGKERDARGKHKDRNGSGIDFFFMHRHMLGTARSMQHLPSWAQFPAPQPALERDRQGFLRYFDNHDGFALPPAWTAPDDRDYSQWVSDIKAAETYHSNFQVWESQYRDPRYLARLTLGQLGSEMELGLHDWLHMRWASVPRDPSNGAPVPFARDPADFAPRWYTAENDFLGDPFSSHVSPVFWYFHGWIDDRIEDWYRAHERFHPGEVSRLDVDGVAWFAPGRWVEVGDPWLGPDTHGCSTTPGLQMGRSMEMDPETMKLALRITFGEDEGLLQGLFKRVPKRPWYARHLKVKTA from the coding sequence ATGACCATCTCTCGACGTGGGTTCATCGCCGGCCTGGCGCTTACCGGTGCTGCCGTGCCGGCGGCCTTTTATGCCCATCGCGAGTTGACGCGTGAAGACCAATTGCCCATCACCCCCGGCGAAGCCACGGTGGACCTGGCCGACACCGCCGGCCAACACCTGGCGAACCGCTTGCGCGGGGTCTGGAGCCTGCGCCTGGAAGGCCGCGATGCCGGCCTCAAGGGCCTGCCGCTGCAAGGCCTGGCGCTGCTGCTCGACATCGCCCCCCGTGGCCGTGGCCTGCGCGGCTACCTGGACACCGCCGAGAACCTGCGCGCCGAGGGTGAACCGCGCTATCGCGTACTCGGTGATGTGCTGAGCGGTGACGGCGCCTTGCTCTACTGGCGGCTGATCGACCGCGATACGGCCGACGGCAGCCCCGCCTATGAATTCAAGATGACCCTCGACGAGGTCTGGGCCGACTTTGCCAACGCCGGCAGCGGCACCCTCAGCGGGCAGATCTTCGAGCTGGGTCGCCCGCTGGCGCTGACCGAGCGCGACAACCGCTGCATCGCGCACAAACACCGGTTCCCCGAAGCCCGCCAGCGCATCGGCCTCAACCCGACCCTGCTGGCCTGGCTGATTTCCCCCGAGCACCGCCTGTTTCACCAGCTGTGGCACGCCAGCCGCGACCAGTGGCACAAACTCTCCGAGGACAAACGCGACGCCCTGCGCGGCATCGGCTGGCAACCCGGGCCGCGCGGCAAGGAGCGCGATGCGCGGGGCAAACACAAGGACCGCAACGGTTCGGGCATCGACTTTTTTTTCATGCACCGGCACATGCTCGGCACTGCGCGCTCCATGCAGCACTTGCCTTCATGGGCGCAATTCCCCGCGCCCCAACCGGCGCTGGAGCGTGATCGCCAGGGCTTCCTGCGTTACTTCGACAACCATGACGGCTTCGCCCTGCCACCCGCCTGGACCGCGCCGGATGACCGCGACTACAGCCAATGGGTCAGTGACATCAAGGCTGCCGAGACCTACCACAGCAACTTCCAGGTCTGGGAATCCCAATACCGCGACCCGCGCTACCTGGCCAGGCTGACCCTGGGCCAGCTCGGCTCCGAAATGGAACTGGGCCTGCACGACTGGCTGCATATGCGCTGGGCCTCGGTGCCCCGCGATCCCTCCAACGGTGCGCCAGTCCCCTTTGCCCGCGACCCGGCGGACTTCGCCCCGCGCTGGTATACGGCGGAAAACGACTTTCTGGGCGACCCGTTTTCGTCCCACGTCAGCCCGGTGTTCTGGTATTTCCACGGCTGGATCGACGACCGTATCGAAGACTGGTACCGCGCCCACGAACGCTTCCACCCCGGCGAAGTCAGCCGCCTGGACGTCGACGGCGTGGCCTGGTTCGCACCGGGGCGCTGGGTGGAAGTGGGCGATCCCTGGCTGGGCCCGGACACCCATGGCTGTAGCACCACGCCGGGGTTGCAGATGGGCCGGTCGATGGAGATGGACCCGGAGACCATGAAGTTGGCGTTGCGCATCACCTTCGGCGAAGACGAAGGGCTGTTGCAGGGCCTGTTCAAGCGCGTGCCGAAACGGCCCTGGTATGCGCGGCATTTGAAGGTCAAGACTGCTTAG